The DNA window CAGGGCCAGCGTCAGCCCCGCGACGCCGGCACCGACGATCAGGGCATCCGCATCAAAGGACACGTCAGTCTCCAGACAATTTCTTCCATCCGGACCACGTCGGGCCAGAAGGATGCTCAGGCCGCCTCGACGTCCCAGGCGCAGCCGGCCGGAACCGAGTCCGTGCCGTGCAGCGAAGCATCATACTTGTAGAGAGTCGAGCAATAGGGGCAGATCTTCTCGTCGTCATCGCCCATGTCGAGGAAGACATGCGGATGGTCGAACGGGGGCTTGGCGCCGACGCACATGAATTCGCGTGCGCCGATGCGGACGACATCCACGCCAGCGTCATTTTGAAAATGCGGGACGACCGAATGAGCCATGAGGATCGACTTTCCTGATTTCGCAACACGTGGAGCGACGATGCGGCGCACCTTATCCGCTCGGTGCGGGGATGTGTAGACGGTTTCGGGGATTTTGAGAACAGCCGGGCATTGAAACACCGTCGTCATCGGTGCAGCAGTTTCTACGCACCGGAGCGGCTTCGAACGCTATGCTCCCCGCCACACCTGCCGCGAGTCGGCCAGATTGCCATTGACCGGAACAAAGCATGCCGAGTTTCAGCCACAACGGACTTGAGTTTTCCTACCTCGACGAGGGGGAGGGCGAGCCGATCCTTCTCATCCACGGCTTTGCCTCCAACAAGATGATCAACTGGAGCTACACGAGCTGGGTGACGACCCTGACCAAGGCGGGCCGGCGTGTGCTTGCCATCGACAACCGGGGCCACGGCGAAAGCGTCAAGCTCTACGATCCGGAGGATTACACGTCCTCGAAGATGGCTAGCGACGCCGTGGCGCTGCTCGACCATCTCGGCCTGAAGAGCGCCGACGTCATGGGCTATTCCATGGGCGCGCGCATCGCCTCCATCATGGCGCTCGAGGCGCCGGACCGTGTCCGCGGCCTCATCTTCGGCGGCCTCGGCATGGGGCTCGTCTCCGGCGTCGGAGGCTCGGCGCCCATCGTGGAGGCGCTGGAGGCCAAGTCCATCGACGACGTCACGGACCAGACCGGGCGCATGTTCCGTGCCTTCGCCGAGCAGACCAAGAGCGACCTCAAGGCGCTGGCCGCCTGCATGCGCTCCATTCGCCAGAAGGTCAGCCCGGAGGATGTCGGCAAGATCACGCATCCGGTCCTCGTCGCCGTTGGCACCAAGGACACTGTCGCGGGCTCGGCTGACGAACTGGCAGCGCTGTTGCCGAACGGCAAGGCGCTCAACATCGAGGGTCGCGACCACATGCTGGCCGTCGGCGACAAGGTCTACAAGGCCGGCGTCCTGGAATTCCTCGACGCGCTGTAAAACCGCGCAGGCCGAGGCCTATCGCCCCGAAAAGGCGGGCTTGCGCTTCTCGGCAAAGGCGGCCCGTCCTTCCGCGTAGTCGGCGCTGTTGAAGCAGCGGTCGGCGGCGGCAAGCGCGGCCTTGCGCTCGGGGCTTCCCGGCGGCGTTTCGAGCGTCGCAATGGCGGATTTCGCGGCCATCTGCGTCAGCGGTGCAAGATCGGCAAGGCCAGCCACATAGTCGGCGACGTAGCAGGCAAGCGCATCCCTGGCAACGAGACGGTCGAGGAAGCCGAGGCTCTTGGCTTCGGCCGCGTCGAACTTCCGGGCGGTGAAGATCAGGTCCTTGGTGCTCGAAGGACCCAGCAGACGCACGAAGTCGGCGATGGCGTCGGGCGGATAGGCAAGGCCGAGCTTGGCGGCCGGAATGGCAAAGGTCGCGCCTTCCGCGCCGATGCGGATGTCGCAGGCGGCGGCAAGCCCCATGCCGCCGCCCATGCAGAAGCCCCGGATCATCGCGATGGTCGGTTTGGACGCCGAGCGGAGCGCCGCAAAGGAGTCTTCGTTGGCGGCCTCGTAGGCGCGCGACGTCTCGGCGTCCCTGCGCACCGTCGCGAACTCGGAAATATCGGCGCCTGAAATGAACGTCTCTTCGCCTGCGCCGCGCAACACGATGACCCGGACGGCGGGATCGGCGTCGAGCGCCGCGACGGCCGCCGGCAGGGCTTGCCACATCGCGAAGGAGACCGCGTTGTGGCGCCGTGTGTTGTCCACAACCAGCCAGCCGACATTGCCTTCGATGAACGTTCTGATTTCGCCTTGCTCGGCCATGGGCGGGCTTCTTTCCTTGTCCGGTTGGCATGAAACGCAATGGCCGCCGACGATGACGGACGAGGGTCCGCACCATGTCGGGGAACTGCGCGATGCATTCAACATCTCGTTATCGACTTTGAGGGCCGAGTGAAGCAACTTTTGCCGAAGCTGTGCTAAAGTGCGCCAAATTGACCCAAACACGGGGCCAAGCTGATCGAAACACAGGGAAGGGCGGGCGCTTGCGATACGGCCGTTGAAAGGGCCCAAAAAGCGCAGAAGTCCCGGAAGGCGGAGACATGGCAAATTCCTCAATGGGTAGCGGCGCGCGGACCCCGGTCCGGCGGCTGGAGACGGTCGATCCGGTGTGGCATCGCCTGCGCGAAGAGGCCGAGGCGGTCGTCTCGCGCGAGCCGGCGCTCGGCGGTTTTCTCCATCGCACGATCCTCGACCAGACGCGGCTGGAGGATGCGGTTGCCGAGCGGGTCGCCGACCGGCTCGATCATTCCGTCGTGCCTGCCGCGATGATTCGTCAGGCCTTCCGCGAGGCGATCGATGACGATGCCTCCATCGGCGAGGCCTTCCGGGTCGACATCGGTGCGGTTTTCGATCGCGATCCCGCTTGCGACCGCTTCATCGACCCGCTGCTCTATTTCAAGGGCTTTCATGCCATCGAGGCCCAGCGGCTGGCTCACTGGCTGTGGATGCGCGGGCGTCAGGATCTGGCGCTCTATCTCCAGTCGCGCATGTCCGAGGTCTTCCAGGTTGACGTCCATCCCGAGGTCAAGCTCGGCCGCGGGCTTTTCTTCGATCACGCCACGGGCATCGTCATCGGCCAGACAGCCGTGATCGAGGACGACGTCTCGATCCTCCAGGGCGTGACGCTGGGCGGAACCGGCAAGGAATCGGGCGACCGCCATCCGAAGATCCGCAAGGGCGTGCTGATCGGTGCGGGCGCGAAGGTGCTCGGCAACATCGAGGTCGGCGCCTGCTCGCGCGTTGCCGCCGGCTCGGTGGTGCTGCGGCCCGTGCCGCCCTGCACGACGGTGGCTGGCGTGCCGGCCCGTGTGGTCGGTGAGGCGGGCTGCTCCGAACCGGCGCGCACGATGGACCAGATGCTGGCCGCATCCGAACCCGGCAACTAACTGTCACGCGGGTGCCGGCGAGTGGCGCCTGCAATCCGCGCCGCCGGGAACGTGGCCTCGGGTTGGACACAGGGGCTTCGTCGGGGCTTTCAATCGTAGTTCGGGAAATTCCCGACCCAAGGGTTGGAAGCGCCGCGCGGCTGTGTCATACGGCTTTCTCAAGCGCTTTCGGCGGCCCGTTTGCCGCCGGGAGCCGGATGCCAAAGCAAGGTGAGAAACGCTTTTGACCAGCGAAGAACTCCAGAAAATCGAAAACTTCCTGCGCAGGACCTTCAATTCGCCCACCATCAGCGTGCGGATGCGGCCGAAGAAGGATGACTCGGCGGAAGTTTACGTCGGTGAGGAATTCATCGGCATCGTCTTCAAGGACGAGGAGGATGGCGACTACAATTTCAATATGGCCATCCTCGACGTCGATCTTGAAGACTGACCAGTTCGGAAGCCGGAAGCAGTCTCTTGGGCTGCTCCGGCCTCCCGCTGTTCAAGGCGTCAGCTCGGAAAGACGCCGAAACGGACCATCAGGGCATTCATGGCCCGTGACAGTTCCCGCCACTCGGGCAGGAGCCCGCGTCGGAAGCGCAGCTGGACGGAAAGTCCCCCGCTGGCATTGACCTCGCTGATGCAGGTCGTCGGGTAGCCCGTGCCGTCCTCTCGCATGCAATGCACGGTGAAGGGCCTGGTCGAACCGGGCTCGAAATAGACCTCCTCGCCGGGCAAGCCGGAATCTTCCGAAAGCTTCCTCCCGACCAGCCCCTCCGGGGCCTTCAGCCGGTCATCAGTGAAGAAGTGCTGGTAGACGCTGGACAGCCGTCCGGCGCTGTCGGTGGCCGACTGTTGCTTCTGGATCGTCAGATAGAAGAAGGGCGGCGTTGCGGACGTGTCGGCGAAGTCCTTCGCCGTCGCGCTGGTATAGCCCTCCAGCGACGGCCAGTGAATCTGCAGATCGAGACGCAAAACCTCGCCCTCCCGCCGTTCGTTTCCATAGCGGATCATGTTCGCGGGCACGGTGAGGCGCATGCCGTTGACGCTCACGGCGAGCGGCGTCGGATCGGAAGACTTGTCTTCGGTTTCGAATAGATCCGACGACCACCTGAGGCCGAAATTGATCACGAGCATCGCCCCCGCGATCATCAGCGAAATCGAGGCAAGGCGCAAAGGCCAGCTCGTCCGCTCCGTTCGCCGGAATCGGCGCACCTCGAAGTCGCTTTGGCTGAGATCGATCGGGCTGGTCCTGGTCGACGTGGCCGCCTCCCATTTTGAAACGGAACTGTACCGGGAAGGCACAAATCTGAGTATGAAACTATTGCTGCAAGATCGATTATCGTGGTTAATTTCCCGTAAATGCGGTACTTTTTCCAAACGGTACGGCGATTGCTCCAGTGAGACCAACAGTCCTGTTTTTTGTGCCAGTTTGATGGCTCTGGAGGCTTTGGGGTATGACGGGTACGGAGCTTTATGCAGCATTCATGGTGACGCTTTCGGGCTTCGTTGCGTCCGGGGTGATTGCGTCCTTCTATCAGCTGGTCACGACCCGGCCCTGTCGCTTCGAGCTTGCCGAGGAGGGGACCTTTCCCGTCATCGCCGCCATCATCACCTGCATGTTCGCAGGTCCGGTGATCCTGATGCGCAATGCGCTTCGCGCGCGCCGGATCGAGCATCGCCCGGTCAGCTGGCTCTTCGCCACCACGCTGATCGCCGGCGGATGGAGCCTGTGTTCGGGCACCGTCGTGGTCTCGTTGTGCATGGCCTTGGGCCACAGCTTCACCTGATCCGGTCAGGAGACCTGGGGGCTGGCGCCGAGGCCGGATGAGGGAGCCTCGAAGTCGACGGCCGATGATGACCCGTTGGAGCCCGGCTTTGCCGGGCTCTTGCCGTTTCAAGGGCCTTCCTTCGATAGCCCGTCGTCACCGATTTTCAGAAACAAATTTTCAAAAACAAAACGGCGGCCCGAAAGGCCGCCGTCTTTGCATTCATCGATGGTGTGTCGCTGGCGCGGGTGACGCGCCGGCGGACTCACTTGATCTTGGTTTCCTTGAACTCGACGTGCTTGCGCGCGATCGGGTCGTACTTCTTCATGACCATCTTGTCGGTCATGGTGCGGGAGTTCTTCTTGGTGACGTAGAAAAAGCCCGTGTCTGCCGTCGAAAGCAGCTTGATCTTGATGGTCGTTGCCTTGGCCATGACGCCAACATCCTTCCGAATGAGAGGAATTTCGGCCGCGCTGGCCGAGGCCGGTCCGAAAGGGCCGACAGTTGCGGCGCAAACTAGTCAAACCGCGGCGAATGTCAAGGATCCTTCACAGTCTGCCCCGGCGACATTTCATCTGCGGAACTGGGCTGGCCGCTTGCTGGGCCCGATGAATGGCCCCGGTCTTGGTAAGGCGGCGCCGGACTTGGTAAGAGAGGGCGTGTGCCTTTGGAGACCGGACCCCTTGCAAGTTCTTTTTGCGCTTCTGCTGCTCGTGTCTGCGCTGACCTTTCCCCTCGGCGCGACCTTGCCGCTGCTGACGGTGGACCGGCTCTATTTTTTCGAGGAAGCGCCCTCGCTCGTCGCGATTCTGCTGCAGCTCTGGACCGACGGCGACCGCCTGCTGGCGTTCGTGGTCTGTCTGGCCTCGCTGGTCTTTCCGCTGATGAAATTGACGGCCCTGTTCCTCGGCGGCTTTGGCGCGGCGACCTCCATCGTCCGGCATCTGCACGCGCTCGGCCGATGGTCGATGATGGATGTGCTGATCGTGGCGCTGGTGATCTTTGCGGCCAAGACGAGCGGCTTTGCCACCGCCGTCACCCAGCCGGGCCTCTGGTTCTATCTGGCCTCGGCGCTTTCCGCCGCTTTGGCCAGCCTGGTCCTGGAGAAGGTGAGGGCGGTCAGCAAATGACGGGCACCTGCGGCGTGGCGCTCTCCGGCAGGAGACCCACGAGCCGCGGATCGTCGCAGACCTCCACCTGCACGTCATAGGCGCGAAAGCCGCTTGCCATGTAGAAGGGCAGGGCGCGCGGGGAATCGAAATGGCATGTGTGGACGAAGACCCGCCGCGTCTCGGGGCTTGCAAAGGCGATCCGGAGACCGGCGTCCATCAGCCAGCGGCCGATGCCCTTGCCCTCGATGCCCGGAACGAGCCCGAAGAAGGCAAGCTCCACATTGGCCGGATCGGTGAAGTCGAGTTCGACGATGCCGACAGCCTCGTCGCCGCGCCTCGCGAGCTGGATGTCACGGCGAGGGTCAGAGAGGAGCGCCGCAAGCGCCGTCTCGTCCATCGCCAGGCGCGACCACCACATCCAGTCCTCGCCGATCCGGCGAAAGAGCGCCCGGAACTCCTCGGTGCCTATGCCATCCGCCCGCTCCAGGCGAAAACCGTCCGGGCAGGGAAATGGCGCGCCCTCGGGAGCAACCGTCCGCTCGAGGAAGGTGACAACGGTTGCGATCTTGCCCTTTGGAACCGGGTGGAAGCCGTCCGCGAGTGCCTTGGCGGTCATAGCGTCTCGTGCACGAAAGTCTCCCCGACGGGACGGTAGAAGACGGCGGGGCCACCAGGTGACAAAGCCGGATCCTTGACGAGCCGGTTCTTCAGGTCGTGGATCACCGAGCGTGTGATGCGCGGAAGTTCCAGATCGTCCGCCTCGTCGAGTGTCGGCCAGGCGATGTTCTCAAGTTCGCCGGTCCCCGCGACGCCGTCCGGCGCGAGCGCGATGGCGTCGGCCCAGACGACGAAGAAGCGGCTGTCGAATCGGCGGACCCGTCCCGGCGGCGTGATGGCGCGCGCAAGGAGCCGAAGCGCGCCAAGGTCTGGCGCAACGCGTGCATCGCGAAAGGGCGCCCAGTCCTCGCAGACCACGCGGGCAAGATCCGTCTCGCTCTTGCCGATCAGGTAGCCCGTCTCTTCGGCGGTCTCGCGCAAGGCGCAAAGCGCCAGCCCGCGCGCCCGGGCAGCGCTCGGCTTCGGCCGCATGCGGTCCATCAGGCGGTCGCGGACGATGGGATCGAGTTCGCTCGCCGCGAAGGCGCGGCCGTCCGTCGGATCGACCCGCCCACCGGGGAAGACGTAAGCCGCCGGCATGAAGGCATCCTTGGCGGGCCGCCGGCCCATGAGCACGCGGATACCCGACAGCGTCTTGTCGAGGATCAGGATGGTCGCCGCATCCTTCGGGCGGAGGTAGCCGGGCTTCTCGCCGTTGGCGCCGGTCCGGTTGCCGGTGCGCCCGTGCATCGGCGCGTTCATCAGGCGGTCTCGACGCTGAGGGCAGGATCGCGCGGGATGTCGTCTCCCTCCTGCGAGCGGGGATCGAAGCCGTGCATGTAGCGCGCCCACTGGAAGCCCACGACCGCACCCTTGATCGGCTGCAGCAGGGCGAGCGACATGACGAGCGCAAGTGTCGGCCACAGCGTCATCTGCAGCCAGAGCACCGGATGAAAGGCCGTTTCCACCATCAGGACCAGCGGCACGATGACATGGCCGACGATGACGATGGTGAAATAGGGGGCCGCGTCGTCCGATCGCTCGTGCGAGAGGTTTTCGCCGCAGGCCTCGCAGGCCGGAACGACCTTGAGGTATTTGCGGAACAGCCGCCCGTTGCCGCAGGCGGGGCAGCGGCAAAGGAAGCCGGACCGCATGGCCGGGCCCAAGGGGCGCTTCGGCAGCTCGTCTTCCGGTGCGGCAGGCTTCCACGTCTCAATCGTCATGCGTCATCTGCTCCAGCCAGTGCGGCGTTCAGCCGAATTCGTGCGGTCATCGGATCGCTCGGGTGGTTCGTCCCGGCTCCACAGCACCCTCAAGACCCGCTCCGACGGTCCTGCCAAGGATATGCGCGCGGCCCGGTGCTCTTTTGAGGGTCGGGGCGATGCGGTTTCCACCGGTCCGGCAGCCTTCGAGCGAAAGCGCAAGGCAATGCCTTGCAGATCGTCTCGGCGATCGGATCGGAATGCGCTCCGGCATCCTTCCCGATGACCCGTTTTCCCAGTCTTAATGCGATTGAGCCGGCCATGGAAGTGGGCTGTGCCGATCGGTCGCTGACATGGCGAACGCAGAGCCGATTGCGGGACGGGCGGGAAGGGGCAAATCTGCCGGAATGCCGGCCGTTCGGTGCAATGAGGCTGGTCCGGACAAGACCCTTCGATCTGTTGCGACTTTCGCTTGACCGAATCCGCACGATCCTCTAGGCATGGCGCCGCTGGAGACGTGGCCGAGAGGCTGAAGGCACTCGTTTGCTAAATGAGCATACCCCCAAAAGGGTATCGAGGGTTCGAATCCCTCCGTCTCCGCCACTTTTTCTTCGGCACTGTGCCGAAAAGCTCAACTCCCCCTTGGAATAACAAGTGGCGTCGTCCCAAGTTGGTTCGGCAGTATTTGCTGCTGATTGCGACAAGCCGAACTGTGACGGGGTATTTTCCCGGGGTACTAGGCGGCGTAGACAAATTCGGACTGTGTGAGAGCCTCCGATTATTCTGCTCCGCTAAACCACGCTGCGGTGACGATAAATCGTTCTGCATGCTTTGGGGAGCGGAACGGTCCAATCATTCTCCCCCCATGTCGTTCTCTGAATTCGGCTCCGTCCACCCATTCGCTTTCAAGCAAATAGGTTTGTCCGTTGTCGAACTTGCGAATTTCAGCAGAGCGTTTTCCGTCCCCGCTGTAGAGCGTTTTGGCAACTTGATACATTGCTCCGTCGAGTGACTTGTCGCTCGTCCCGCCAAAAAGCCGCTTCCACCAGTCCATTGTCCAACTCCTGAAGTCAGACACTTTGTCGGATAGCCTTGGAATCTCCAGCGCCGGCAAAAAGGATGGCGGCGTTGGCATGATTGACTGATCGATTGCTCTTGGCCACTCGCGGGGCGGGTTCACCAGTAAGCGTCGCTGCTTGGCTGATGCCATCGGACGACCGCTCGCCTTCCTTCTGACGGCCGGCGAGGCGCCAGACTGCAAAGTCTATTACACCCTGATCGGCCTGCCCGAGCGCACGCCGAATGCTTTGCTTGCCGACAAGGGCTGCGATGCCGATGCAATCCACGCCGCCTAATCCGGAAGGCCGGGTATTTCCGTCGCAGCATGTCGAACCCTGACGGCAAGCTGAAGTTCACGCCAGCTGTCGAGGCTAGTCGGAGACGTCCGGCGAGACTTTGTCTGGCCCATGTGGATATTCGGTACTGTAGCTGTGCGTAGTCTTTTCGATCGGCCGGTCGCCGAGAGATTGATCGCGACCATAAATCGTCGTGTGTAGACCCCAGTAGAGCGACCCATACAGGGTGAAGGCTAGCAGCAAGCCGACCGGGATACTGGAAATAGGCGATTTGAACGCGGGCAGGAACTGTGTCTGCCGACTGGGATCGGCGGCAACCGCGAGCAGAACAGCCATGATCAGCCCGTGTCCGATCAGGTCCGTGCGTCCAAAGGGCCAGACCGCTGCCGT is part of the Hartmannibacter diazotrophicus genome and encodes:
- a CDS encoding zinc-finger domain-containing protein, whose protein sequence is MAHSVVPHFQNDAGVDVVRIGAREFMCVGAKPPFDHPHVFLDMGDDDEKICPYCSTLYKYDASLHGTDSVPAGCAWDVEAA
- a CDS encoding alpha/beta fold hydrolase, which translates into the protein MPSFSHNGLEFSYLDEGEGEPILLIHGFASNKMINWSYTSWVTTLTKAGRRVLAIDNRGHGESVKLYDPEDYTSSKMASDAVALLDHLGLKSADVMGYSMGARIASIMALEAPDRVRGLIFGGLGMGLVSGVGGSAPIVEALEAKSIDDVTDQTGRMFRAFAEQTKSDLKALAACMRSIRQKVSPEDVGKITHPVLVAVGTKDTVAGSADELAALLPNGKALNIEGRDHMLAVGDKVYKAGVLEFLDAL
- a CDS encoding enoyl-CoA hydratase; the protein is MAEQGEIRTFIEGNVGWLVVDNTRRHNAVSFAMWQALPAAVAALDADPAVRVIVLRGAGEETFISGADISEFATVRRDAETSRAYEAANEDSFAALRSASKPTIAMIRGFCMGGGMGLAAACDIRIGAEGATFAIPAAKLGLAYPPDAIADFVRLLGPSSTKDLIFTARKFDAAEAKSLGFLDRLVARDALACYVADYVAGLADLAPLTQMAAKSAIATLETPPGSPERKAALAAADRCFNSADYAEGRAAFAEKRKPAFSGR
- the cysE gene encoding serine O-acetyltransferase, whose translation is MANSSMGSGARTPVRRLETVDPVWHRLREEAEAVVSREPALGGFLHRTILDQTRLEDAVAERVADRLDHSVVPAAMIRQAFREAIDDDASIGEAFRVDIGAVFDRDPACDRFIDPLLYFKGFHAIEAQRLAHWLWMRGRQDLALYLQSRMSEVFQVDVHPEVKLGRGLFFDHATGIVIGQTAVIEDDVSILQGVTLGGTGKESGDRHPKIRKGVLIGAGAKVLGNIEVGACSRVAAGSVVLRPVPPCTTVAGVPARVVGEAGCSEPARTMDQMLAASEPGN
- a CDS encoding DUF3126 family protein — translated: MTSEELQKIENFLRRTFNSPTISVRMRPKKDDSAEVYVGEEFIGIVFKDEEDGDYNFNMAILDVDLED
- a CDS encoding DUF6949 family protein yields the protein MTGTELYAAFMVTLSGFVASGVIASFYQLVTTRPCRFELAEEGTFPVIAAIITCMFAGPVILMRNALRARRIEHRPVSWLFATTLIAGGWSLCSGTVVVSLCMALGHSFT
- the rpmG gene encoding 50S ribosomal protein L33 is translated as MAKATTIKIKLLSTADTGFFYVTKKNSRTMTDKMVMKKYDPIARKHVEFKETKIK
- a CDS encoding paraquat-inducible protein A, which gives rise to MQVLFALLLLVSALTFPLGATLPLLTVDRLYFFEEAPSLVAILLQLWTDGDRLLAFVVCLASLVFPLMKLTALFLGGFGAATSIVRHLHALGRWSMMDVLIVALVIFAAKTSGFATAVTQPGLWFYLASALSAALASLVLEKVRAVSK
- a CDS encoding GNAT family N-acetyltransferase yields the protein MTAKALADGFHPVPKGKIATVVTFLERTVAPEGAPFPCPDGFRLERADGIGTEEFRALFRRIGEDWMWWSRLAMDETALAALLSDPRRDIQLARRGDEAVGIVELDFTDPANVELAFFGLVPGIEGKGIGRWLMDAGLRIAFASPETRRVFVHTCHFDSPRALPFYMASGFRAYDVQVEVCDDPRLVGLLPESATPQVPVIC
- a CDS encoding NUDIX hydrolase, with amino-acid sequence MNAPMHGRTGNRTGANGEKPGYLRPKDAATILILDKTLSGIRVLMGRRPAKDAFMPAAYVFPGGRVDPTDGRAFAASELDPIVRDRLMDRMRPKPSAARARGLALCALRETAEETGYLIGKSETDLARVVCEDWAPFRDARVAPDLGALRLLARAITPPGRVRRFDSRFFVVWADAIALAPDGVAGTGELENIAWPTLDEADDLELPRITRSVIHDLKNRLVKDPALSPGGPAVFYRPVGETFVHETL
- a CDS encoding DUF983 domain-containing protein; the encoded protein is MTIETWKPAAPEDELPKRPLGPAMRSGFLCRCPACGNGRLFRKYLKVVPACEACGENLSHERSDDAAPYFTIVIVGHVIVPLVLMVETAFHPVLWLQMTLWPTLALVMSLALLQPIKGAVVGFQWARYMHGFDPRSQEGDDIPRDPALSVETA